The genomic stretch TAGGAATAATGCTATTTATGGAGGATGAAAATAAAAATTTTAAAAATAATGATAAATTGACTGGAAATTTGATTGAATTATTGATAAAATTAAGAGCAGATGCAAGAAAAGAAAAGAATTTTAAATTATCTGATGAAATAAGGGATAATCTGAAGGAATTAGGAATAGAAATACAGGATAATAAAGACGGTACAACAGGTTATACGATACAGTCAAATAATAACGAAATATAAAAACTAGGAGGAAAAATGGGAATATTTAAATTTTTAAGAGTATTTAGGGTCAATAAAAGTATATCAATAGATCTTGGAACTGCGAATATATTGATATATGACAAACAAAGAAAAAAAATAGTGCTAAATGAGCCATCAGTTGTAGCAAGGGACAGAAAAACAAGAAAAATAATAGCTGTTGGAAAAGAAGCCAGGGAAATGCTTGGGAAAACACCTGCAAGCATTGAAGCGATAAAACCTTTACAGGATGGAGTTATTGCAGATATAGATTCTACAACAGAAATGATAAGCTATTTCATACATAAAATTTATGGAAATTCTTTATTCAAGCCTGAAGTTATGATCTGTGTCCCAATACAGGTTACAGGAATTGAAAGAAAGGCACTTTTTGATGCAGTAAAGGGAGCTAAGAAAACATATATTATTGAAGAGGGAAGAGCCGCAATAATAGGTTCAGGAGTGAATATTTCCAAGCCGGAAGGAAGCATGGTAATCGATATAGGTGGAGGTTCTACAGATGTTGCAATACTTTCACTTGATGAAATCATAGCAAGTAAATCAATAAGAATTGCAGGAAATAAATTT from Leptotrichia sp. oral taxon 215 str. W9775 encodes the following:
- a CDS encoding rod shape-determining protein — its product is MGIFKFLRVFRVNKSISIDLGTANILIYDKQRKKIVLNEPSVVARDRKTRKIIAVGKEAREMLGKTPASIEAIKPLQDGVIADIDSTTEMISYFIHKIYGNSLFKPEVMICVPIQVTGIERKALFDAVKGAKKTYIIEEGRAAIIGSGVNISKPEGSMVIDIGGGSTDVAILSLDEIIASKSIRIAGNKFDDDIVKYIKKKYNLLIGDRTAEKIKKELATALRSVNPEIMEIKGRDLESGIPNTIEVNSNEICEAIEESLYQIVNSTKEVLEKCPPELAADILDNGIVMTGGGSLIKDFVELMEKEIGINVYLSQNPLDSVVLGGGAAFDNKKLLQTLQVREN